The proteins below come from a single Aegilops tauschii subsp. strangulata cultivar AL8/78 chromosome 6, Aet v6.0, whole genome shotgun sequence genomic window:
- the LOC109755608 gene encoding dynein light chain 1, cytoplasmic, producing the protein MREQGRRGGVIRSLLGVARLAEDDGAGAGEGGSKKEDGGGAERKAVVRVVAADMPPALQRRAFRCARDELAGMPHFPRRLEPKRLALALKKEFDTAYGAAWHCIVGTSFGSYVTHAKGGFLYFSVDKVYILLFRTAVEPPPH; encoded by the exons ATGAGGGAGcaggggcgccggggcggcgtcATCAGGTCGCTGCTCGGCGTCGCCAGGctcgcggaggacgacggcgctGGCGCCGGGGAGGGCGGCTCGAAgaaggaggacggcggcggcgcggagagGAAGGCGGTGGTGCGGGTGGTGGCGGCCGACATGCCGCCCGCGCTGCAGCGGCGCGCGTTCCGCTGCGCCCGCGACGAGCTCGCCGGGATGCCGCACTTCCCGCGCCGCCTCGAGCCCAAGCGCCTCGCGCTCGCCCTCAAGAAG GAGTTCGACACCGCCTACGGGGCGGCTTGGCACTGCATCGTGGGGACGAGCTTCGGTTCATACGTCACTCACGCCAAGGGCGGGTTCTTGTACTTTTCTGTTGATAAGGTCTACATACTGCTCTTCAGGACGGCGGTGGAGCCCCCGCCCCATTGA
- the LOC109755633 gene encoding endoglucanase 6 — protein sequence MGLSSVLLLALLLLPAVASAGHHDYGDALHKSILFFEGQRSGRLPPDQRLRWRRDSGLHDGAAAGVDLTGGYYDAGDNVKFGFPMAFTATLMSWGLIDFGRSFGPHKEEARKAVRWATDYFMKATAKRNTVYVQVGDASKDHSCWERPEDMDTPRTVYKVDPSHPGSDVAAETAAALAAGSIVFRDADPVYSQRLLDRAMAVFKFADRYRGAYSSSLHAAVCPCYCDFDGYQDELLWAAAWLHKASRRREYRQYIKRNEVVLGASDSINEFGWDNKHAGINVLISKEVLMGKDEYFQSFRANANNFMCTLLPGISDHPQIQYSPGGLLFKVGGSNMQHVTSLSFLILAYSNYLSHAGAHVSCGGGGGRSAPPTKLRQVAKRQVDYILGDNPLRMSYMVGYGPRFPRRIHHRGSSIPSVAAHPARIGCKAGAAYYASAAPNPNLLVGAVVGGPSDATDAFPDARAVFQQSEPTTYINAPLMGLLAYFSAHPNPAEWADD from the exons ATGGGGCTGTCGTCTGTGCTTCTGCTGGCGCTGCTGCTCTTGCCGGCGGTGGCGTCGGCTGGGCATCACGACTACGGCGACGCCCTCCACAAGAGCATACTCTTCTTCGAGGGGCAGCGCTCCGGCAGGCTTCCTCCCGACCAGCGCCTCCGCTGGCGCCGCGACTCCGGCCTCCACGACGGCGCCGCCGCTGGC gtGGACCTGACGGGAGGGTACTACGACGCCGGCGACAACGTGAAGTTCGGGTTCCCGATGGCGTTCACGGCGACGCTCATGTCGTGGGGGCTGATCGACTTCGGCCGCAGCTTCGGGCCGCACAAGGAGGAGGCGAGGAAGGCGGTGCGGTGGGCGACGGACTACTTCATGAAGGCCACGGCCAAGCGCAACACGGTGTACGTGCAGGTGGGCGACGCCTCCAAGGACCACTCCTGCTGGGAGCGGCCCGAGGACATGGACACCCCGCGCACCGTCTACAAGGTCGACCCCTCCCACCCGGGCTCCGACGTCGCCGCCgagaccgccgccgccctcgccgccggctCCATCGTCTTCCGCGACGCCGACCCCGTCTATTCCCAGCGCCTCCTCGACCGCGCCATGGCC GTGTTCAAGTTCGCGGACAGGTACCGGGGCGCCTACAGCAGCAGCCTCCACGCGGCGGTGTGCCCCTGCTACTGCGACTTCGACGGGTACCAGGACGAGCTGCTGTGGGCGGCGGCGTGGCTGCACAAGGCGTCCCGGAGGCGGGAGTACCGGCAGTACATCAAGAGGAACGAGGTGGTGCTCGGCGCCAGCGACTCCATCAACGAGTTCGGCTGGGACAACAAGCACGCCGGCATCAACGTCCTCATCTCCAAG GAGGTTCTAATGGGGAAGGACGAGTACTTCCAGTCCTTCCGCGCCAACGCCAACAACTTCATGTGCACCCTCCTCCCCGGCATCTCCGACCACCCCCAGATCCAGTACTCCCCAG GCGGGCTGCTGTTCAAGGTCGGGGGCAGCAACATGCAGCACGTGACGTCGCTCTCCTTCCTCATCCTGGCCTACTCCAACTACCTGAGCCACGCGGGCGCGCACGTctcctgcggcggcggcggcggcaggtccGCGCCGCCGACGAagctccggcaggtggccaagcgGCAGGTGGACTACATCCTCGGGGACAACCCGCTGCGCATGTCCTACATGGTCGGCTACGGCCCGCGGTTCCCGCGCCGGATCCACCACCGCGGCAGCTCCATCCCGTCGGTGGCGGCGCACCCGGCGAGGATCGGGTGCAAGGCCGGCGCCGCCTACTACGCCAGCGCGGCGCCCAACCCGAACCTGCTGGTGGGCGCCGTCGTCGGCGGGCCCAGCGACGCCACCGACGCCTTCCCCGACGCGCGCGCCGTGTTCCAGCAGTCCGAGCCCACCACGTACATCAACGCGCCGCTCATGGGCCTCCTCGCCTACTTCTCCGCCCACCCCAACCCCGCCGAGTGGGCCGACGACTAA
- the LOC109755616 gene encoding uncharacterized protein — translation MDNDAGMIPSSPSAESSSSSSDIDTESTCSFFRDRSTTLGTLMGVSLADGEDRPPETQQAAGEQERPREPAPGEEGWTWRRRWRPRRGASWWRLCRDDVGGTTSLAHFLHMERQLSGDGGEVTVPLFENGRVLPSSSATAAAVVEDQRAKWKLRRSAQGSLSLARLPVLLTGICSGGA, via the exons ATGGACAACGACGCCGGCATGATCCCCTCCTCGCCCTCCGCCGAgtcgtcgtcctcttcctccGACATCGACACCGAG TCCACATGCTCGTTCTTCCGGGACCGGAGCACGACGCTGGGGACGCTCATGGGCGTGTCCTTGGCGGACGGGGAGGACCGGCCTCCGGAGACGCAGCAGGCGGCGGGCGAGCAGGAGAGGCCCCGCGAGCCGGCGCCGGGGGAGGAGGGCTGGACGTGGCGCCGGAGGTGGAGGCCGCGCCGCGGCGCCAGCTGGTGGCGGCTGTGCAGGGACGACGTCGGCGGCACGACGTCGCTGGCCCACTTCCTGCACATGGAGAGGCAGCtctccggcgacggcggggagGTGACGGTGCCGCTGTTCGAGAACGGGAGGGTGCTGCCGTCGTCGTCCGCGACGGCTGCCGCGGTCGTGGAGGATCAGAGGGCCAAGTGGAAGCTGCGGAGGTCCGCCCAGGGGTCGTTGTCGCTGGCGAGGCTGCCGGTGCTGCTCACCGGCATCTGTAGCGGCGGAGCTTGA